A stretch of Caenorhabditis elegans chromosome IV DNA encodes these proteins:
- the C47E12.9 gene encoding uncharacterized protein (Confirmed by transcript evidence) encodes MANICLFSIFLVLLSFFKNVVCEDQVMVHTFEYILHDYAKQWIVELTYEFNEQNNLEDSRKTVMKAIDQNWAPVMAIPFCAPVGKRDPVLMNPIEKVKENVEIFVNYRDALKTYSDKVLEKSISLGLFEYSEIEKIRELFWEVEMRSSQTLVGFKNFQKCFFRKIAENYSSEVAQKFEDLSEEVIESDFFLKTQLHNENELIKF; translated from the exons ATGGCTaacatttgtttgttttctatATTCCTGGTTctgttatcatttttcaaaaatgttgtatGTGAAGATCAAGTAATGGTTCATacttttgaatatattttacaCGATTACGCAAAACAATGGATAGTTGag CTTACATATGAATTCAATgaacaaaataatttggaaGACTCGAGGAAAACAGTAATGAAGGCAATTGATCAAAACTGG GCACCTGTGATGGCCATTCCATTTTGCGCGCCTGTTGGGAAACGAGATCCTGTTTTAATGAATCCAAtagaaaaagttaaagaaaatgtggaaatatTTGTCAATTATCGTGATGCTCTGAAGACATACTCTGATAAAGTTCTGGAGAAATCAATTAGTTTGGGACTTTTCGAATATtctgaaatcgaaaaa ATTCGCGAACTGTTTTGGGAAGTCGAAATGCGTAGTTCACAAACTTTGGTGggattcaaaaactttcagaaatgcttttttcgaaaaattgccgaaaattattCATCAGAAGTAGCACAGAAGTTTGAAGATTTATCTGAAGAAGTGATcgaatcggatttttttctaaaaacacaaCTGCataatgaaaatgaattgatAAAGTTCTGA
- the C47E12.14 gene encoding Salivary lipocalin (Confirmed by transcript evidence), which yields MTNLQTINYITILFFCLLGYEARDQIASAAFRASFPYANKSDVWKLTFVVNHQNQTLLAIFEMLDWTKNNWMREVFWQSDRECKSKFTLAQPIFKNRMSADFVKTHKNVGSKIEHLTEWFYGYYHGKAQHLNWTLTY from the exons ATGACCAATTTgcaaactataaactatatCACCATACTATTTTTCTGCCTTCTCGGGTATGAAGCTCGAGATCAAATTGCTTCAGCAGCTTTTCGTGCATCTTTTCCTTACGCAAATAAATCTGATGTCTGGAAG TTAACTTTTGTGGTTAACCATCAAAATCAAACATTATTGGCAATATTCGAAATGTTGGATTGGACAAAGAACAACTGG atgcgtGAAGTCTTTTGGCAATCTGATCGTGAAtgtaaatcaaaatttactCTTGCtcagccaattttcaaaaatcgaatgtCAGCTGATTTTGTGAAAACGCATAAAAATGTTGGATCTAAAATAGAACATCTCACAGAGTGGTTTTATGGATATTATCATGGAAAAGCTCAACATTTAAACTGGACTTTGACTTATTGA